Proteins encoded by one window of Paenibacillus sp. DCT19:
- the nagB gene encoding glucosamine-6-phosphate deaminase, with the protein MNIRIFEHEEDLNVTGAGIITSLLQTKPRAVLGLATGSSPVGIYKQLIAMVQKDLVSFAQASSFNLDEYVGLPAEHSESYRSFMNEQLFHHIDIDLERTYIPDGNAPDLAQECKAYEQRLEDRGPVDLQILGIGHNGHIGFNEPGTELTGRTHVVALKEETRKANARFFDNIDQVPTQAITMGVGTILKAKQILLIARGEEKAEIIRQAFMGPITTECPASLLQCHPNVVVLLDRAAGKWVR; encoded by the coding sequence ATGAACATTCGTATTTTTGAACATGAAGAAGATTTAAACGTTACAGGTGCCGGGATCATTACGAGTCTGCTACAGACGAAACCGCGAGCGGTACTAGGGCTTGCTACAGGCAGTTCTCCAGTGGGGATATATAAACAATTAATTGCGATGGTGCAAAAAGATCTGGTTAGCTTCGCACAGGCATCTTCCTTCAATCTAGATGAATATGTAGGTTTACCCGCCGAGCATAGCGAAAGTTATCGCAGCTTCATGAATGAACAGTTGTTCCATCATATCGATATCGACCTGGAAAGGACGTATATTCCCGATGGTAACGCACCGGATTTAGCTCAGGAGTGCAAGGCATATGAACAACGGCTTGAGGATCGTGGTCCGGTTGATCTGCAAATTCTAGGTATTGGACATAACGGTCATATTGGATTTAATGAGCCTGGCACAGAACTGACGGGTCGGACACATGTTGTGGCGTTGAAGGAAGAGACGAGAAAAGCCAATGCTCGCTTTTTTGACAATATTGATCAGGTTCCGACGCAGGCGATTACCATGGGAGTTGGGACGATCCTGAAAGCGAAGCAGATTCTGCTGATCGCTCGTGGTGAGGAGAAAGCCGAGATTATTCGGCAAGCGTTTATGGGGCCAATCACGACTGAATGCCCAGCTTCACTGCTGCAATGTCACCCCAATGTAGTTGTATTGTTAGACCGAGCTGCGGGGAAATGGGTAAGATAA
- a CDS encoding MurR/RpiR family transcriptional regulator produces MAAILHALQQELQDLPAQERRIAEVILSSPSDIPGWTINHLAQQSGTSPATVTRFCKSFHFKGFPDFKMKLAAELSHPTGETAYQDIVAGNSLSKIVEAIEANHLASIADTTRLLDLERVGNAIELLCAARRIDLYGVATSSIVTQDFYQKLVRIGKSCTAFSDSHMQITSASSLGEGDVAVAVSYSGETPETIDALHCAKQAGASTISLTSYSNNKLAAVSDIPLFTSSLEKGMRRGDMASRIALLHVIDILFTGMVSSDFDRFIPKLEQSYHNVQSYRVHNNGGA; encoded by the coding sequence ATGGCAGCCATATTACATGCGTTGCAGCAAGAATTGCAAGACCTGCCTGCTCAAGAACGGCGAATTGCAGAAGTGATATTGAGTTCGCCCTCAGACATTCCAGGCTGGACGATTAACCATCTTGCGCAGCAAAGCGGGACGAGCCCGGCGACGGTAACCCGTTTTTGTAAATCCTTTCATTTCAAAGGTTTTCCTGATTTCAAAATGAAGCTTGCTGCCGAATTATCACACCCAACAGGAGAAACGGCATATCAGGATATTGTGGCAGGCAACTCGTTGTCCAAAATCGTAGAGGCTATTGAAGCGAATCATCTGGCTTCCATAGCAGACACAACTCGTTTGCTTGATCTGGAGCGGGTGGGCAATGCAATTGAACTATTGTGCGCTGCACGCCGAATTGATCTCTACGGTGTTGCCACGTCGTCCATTGTGACTCAGGATTTCTATCAGAAACTAGTTCGGATAGGGAAGAGCTGTACCGCTTTCTCAGATTCCCATATGCAGATCACCTCTGCCTCTTCTTTAGGAGAGGGGGATGTTGCAGTTGCTGTATCGTATTCGGGCGAAACGCCTGAGACGATTGATGCACTGCATTGTGCCAAACAAGCGGGAGCCTCAACGATCTCGCTGACGTCCTACAGTAATAACAAACTGGCTGCGGTGTCGGATATCCCTCTATTTACTTCCTCACTTGAGAAGGGCATGCGAAGAGGCGATATGGCTTCACGAATTGCCTTATTACATGTCATCGACATTTTGTTCACAGGCATGGTGAGTTCCGATTTTGACCGATTCATTCCAAAGCTTGAGCAATCGTACCACAATGTACAGTCCTATCGGGTTCATAACAACGGAGGTGCTTAA
- a CDS encoding helix-turn-helix transcriptional regulator codes for MKGIDHKSKFLLTHREREVFELLVQDKTTRDIAGQLFISEKTVRNHISNVMQKLNVKGRSQAVVELIKLGELKI; via the coding sequence TTGAAGGGTATCGATCATAAAAGTAAATTTCTGTTGACCCACCGTGAACGCGAAGTATTCGAGTTATTGGTTCAAGACAAAACGACGCGTGACATCGCAGGGCAGTTATTCATCAGCGAGAAAACGGTGCGTAACCATATTTCGAATGTGATGCAGAAACTCAATGTTAAGGGTCGTTCGCAAGCAGTTGTAGAGCTGATTAAGCTCGGAGAACTGAAGATTTAG
- a CDS encoding YhcN/YlaJ family sporulation lipoprotein, translating into MPTAKKAKAITLSLTSAIFVMAGLTGCGTSKDANNMHSQSVRHEVKGLNRYGVESNGMDGIRTNNYRSHRVTSLKSSDELAKRITEMKEVKSANVLLTDRNAYVAVRLTDGHAGKLESKSTRGNMRGMSVHPNSTMRTESMSEDMGGLRVHGGDGTMSPYTTSGIAPGLNTGAATDRSHMGNDRGLYGTMGTGTVGMMRGLTNSGKARTTDEGRYGTKSEGQRVHSSDDNTPEEIKGKIAAKIKQFAPNVENVYVSANPEFVEHTESYATDIRNGKPISGIIDTFSSMVERIFPTNAMNPNHRDGILGDGTMNRTNRDGLMNHNFR; encoded by the coding sequence ATGCCAACAGCCAAAAAGGCGAAAGCAATAACCTTATCTTTGACGAGTGCGATTTTTGTAATGGCGGGATTAACAGGTTGCGGTACAAGTAAGGATGCTAACAACATGCATTCCCAAAGTGTGCGCCATGAGGTGAAGGGACTTAACCGTTATGGTGTGGAAAGCAACGGGATGGATGGTATTCGCACCAACAATTATCGTAGTCATCGTGTCACAAGTTTAAAATCAAGTGATGAACTAGCTAAACGTATTACAGAAATGAAGGAAGTTAAGTCAGCTAACGTGTTGTTAACGGATCGCAATGCTTATGTTGCCGTTCGATTAACCGATGGACATGCTGGCAAGTTGGAGAGTAAGTCGACACGTGGGAATATGAGAGGTATGAGCGTTCACCCGAACAGTACCATGCGCACTGAAAGTATGAGCGAAGATATGGGCGGTTTGCGCGTTCATGGTGGGGATGGAACGATGTCTCCATATACTACAAGTGGTATAGCGCCAGGACTCAACACAGGTGCTGCAACAGATCGTAGTCACATGGGGAATGACCGTGGACTTTACGGTACGATGGGTACAGGAACGGTTGGAATGATGCGTGGATTGACCAACAGTGGCAAAGCGCGCACGACGGATGAAGGTCGCTATGGCACCAAAAGCGAGGGGCAACGAGTGCATAGCTCGGATGATAATACCCCAGAGGAAATCAAAGGCAAAATCGCAGCCAAAATCAAGCAATTTGCACCTAACGTCGAAAATGTCTATGTATCCGCTAACCCGGAATTTGTTGAGCATACAGAATCGTATGCAACAGACATTCGTAACGGTAAGCCGATCAGCGGCATCATCGATACCTTCTCTTCGATGGTGGAACGCATTTTCCCAACCAATGCAATGAATCCAAATCATCGTGATGGCATTCTCGGTGACGGTACAATGAATCGCACCAATCGTGATGGTCTTATGAATCATAATTTCCGGTAA
- a CDS encoding DUF4340 domain-containing protein encodes MRKWMPTILAVLVLMVGWMYAASQNYFREEAAEQVKLLGIQAGDIEAITIHSPTTEGNSVASEETSQLKLEQGVWHMVEPKAYPLNGYAISSLLDALSAADQDLVVEETPTNVEKYGLGTNAAKLDIQLKDQRKIELTIGGQLPADDARYVRVDSGAIVAVKSETISGIELSRRELLDTTPFNLDESNVQSLDWEGEAATWILKSTAQEGAMEKQWTFNGAELEATDAVSLIGKIKNLTTADDVRRASELKNTVPRFTFTVEQNVNGETITDVYRGLMVASDPDQIWVITPDGEWAYGLQTDVLQDVENSAEALKK; translated from the coding sequence ATGAGAAAATGGATGCCAACGATACTTGCCGTATTGGTTCTGATGGTGGGCTGGATGTATGCAGCCAGTCAAAATTATTTTCGAGAAGAAGCAGCGGAGCAGGTAAAATTGCTTGGGATTCAAGCTGGAGACATCGAGGCAATTACGATTCATAGCCCAACGACTGAAGGGAACAGTGTGGCAAGCGAAGAAACTTCGCAACTGAAACTGGAGCAAGGGGTCTGGCATATGGTTGAACCAAAAGCTTACCCTCTGAACGGTTATGCCATAAGCAGTTTGCTGGATGCTTTAAGTGCAGCGGATCAGGATCTTGTCGTTGAGGAGACTCCGACGAATGTTGAGAAGTATGGACTAGGTACAAATGCTGCAAAGCTGGACATACAGCTCAAGGATCAACGTAAAATCGAACTCACGATTGGAGGTCAACTGCCAGCCGACGATGCTCGTTATGTTCGTGTAGACTCAGGCGCTATTGTCGCAGTTAAGAGTGAAACGATTAGTGGTATCGAGTTGTCACGGCGTGAGCTGCTGGATACAACACCGTTCAACCTCGATGAGTCGAATGTGCAGTCTCTGGACTGGGAGGGTGAAGCAGCCACCTGGATATTAAAATCAACGGCTCAAGAAGGTGCGATGGAGAAACAGTGGACATTTAATGGCGCTGAATTGGAAGCAACAGATGCGGTCTCCTTGATCGGGAAAATAAAAAATTTAACGACTGCCGATGATGTCCGCCGAGCTTCTGAGCTGAAAAACACTGTCCCTCGATTTACATTTACAGTAGAACAGAATGTGAATGGAGAGACGATTACAGATGTATATCGTGGGCTTATGGTAGCTTCTGACCCAGACCAGATCTGGGTAATTACACCGGATGGCGAATGGGCTTACGGTCTCCAAACAGATGTGTTGCAGGATGTAGAGAATTCCGCTGAGGCGCTGAAAAAATGA